A window of Salmo trutta chromosome 31, fSalTru1.1, whole genome shotgun sequence contains these coding sequences:
- the tsen15 gene encoding tRNA-splicing endonuclease subunit Sen15, whose product MSELKKKTDEDVIEKPLPPNWILQHPMYQHLMNLDVGDSAQVHAAFLVYMDLAEVRQWKEVSGVGCSELRLVLLEGREKEGEPTQTVLPLPVHRGLCHRSVRSVLARGSPMLLCVVASDSSLVYQRMCDGLLTPDPPVGIQDQGRRQHRKRRQQH is encoded by the exons ATGTCGGAGTTGAAGAAGAAAACAGACGAGGATGTAATTGAGAAACCACTTCCCCCTAACTGGATTTTACAGCATCCAATG TACCAGCATCTGATGAACCTAGATGTTGGAGACAGTGCTCAAGTGCATGCAGCTTTCTTGGTGTACATGGATCTTGCTGAAG TGCGTCAATGGAAGGAGGTGAGTGGAGTGGGGTGCTCTGAACTGCGACTGGTGTTGCTGGAGGgaagggagaaggaaggagagcccACTCAGACGGTGCTCCCACTACCTGTACACAGAGGCCTGTGCCACAGAAG TGTGCGGTCAGTGCTGGCCAGAGGCTCGCCCATGCTCCTGTGTGTGGTGGCATCTGACTCCAGCCTTGTCTACCAGAGGATGTGTGATGGCCTGTTGACCCCTGACCCCCCCGTGGGCATCCAGGACCAGGGCCGCCGGCAGCACCGCAAAAGACGGCAGCAACATTGA